A stretch of the Pantoea nemavictus genome encodes the following:
- a CDS encoding SfnB family sulfur acquisition oxidoreductase, translating to MTQVLPKQRATRIATAQQALQVAQELAARFRAGSSQRDRERELPHTELQQLFQSGLGAITVPRAFGGIEISSAELAEIFVMLSAADGSIGQVPQNHFYALEVLRINGSEAQKKRLYAEVLDGVHHGNALAEFSSPAAHQRSTAVSQQAEGLRLNGNKFYCTGALYADRIPTLAIADDGKEQLVFVPRQQPGVNVIDDWSGFGQRTTGSGSVQFRDVAIAPEDVVPFQTAFERPSTVGPFAQIMHAAIDQGIARAAFNDMLDFLRQRARPWPDSGVERASDDPLTLDRTGRLAARLSAGDALLAIAGDAVDVAQREPSAENVALASVDVAKARAWTTEVSLEASNLLFELGGSRSSLREHNFDRHWRNARTHTLHDPVRWKYPAIGNYLLNGVLPPRRGTI from the coding sequence ATGACGCAGGTATTGCCTAAACAGCGCGCGACGCGCATCGCGACAGCCCAGCAAGCGTTACAGGTGGCGCAGGAATTAGCGGCGCGTTTTCGTGCCGGTTCATCCCAGCGCGACCGCGAACGTGAGCTGCCGCACACCGAGTTGCAGCAGCTGTTTCAATCCGGGCTAGGTGCCATCACCGTGCCGCGCGCCTTCGGTGGCATTGAGATTTCTAGCGCTGAACTGGCTGAGATTTTCGTGATGTTAAGCGCTGCCGACGGTTCGATTGGTCAGGTGCCGCAGAACCATTTTTACGCGCTGGAAGTGCTGCGCATCAACGGCAGCGAGGCGCAGAAAAAACGGCTGTATGCCGAGGTGCTGGACGGCGTGCATCATGGCAATGCGCTGGCGGAGTTCAGCTCGCCGGCCGCGCATCAGCGATCGACTGCAGTTTCGCAGCAGGCTGAGGGATTGCGTCTCAACGGCAACAAGTTTTACTGCACCGGTGCGTTATACGCCGATCGTATTCCGACGCTGGCGATTGCCGATGACGGTAAAGAACAGCTGGTGTTTGTGCCGCGCCAGCAGCCAGGCGTCAACGTGATCGATGACTGGAGCGGCTTTGGTCAGCGCACCACCGGCAGCGGCAGCGTGCAGTTCCGCGATGTGGCGATTGCGCCGGAAGATGTGGTGCCATTCCAGACGGCGTTTGAACGGCCGAGCACCGTTGGGCCGTTTGCGCAGATTATGCATGCCGCCATCGATCAAGGCATCGCGCGTGCAGCCTTTAATGACATGCTTGATTTTCTGCGCCAGCGTGCACGTCCGTGGCCGGACAGCGGTGTGGAACGCGCCAGCGATGACCCATTGACGCTCGATCGTACCGGTCGCCTTGCCGCGCGACTTAGCGCAGGTGATGCGCTGCTGGCGATTGCCGGTGACGCCGTTGACGTGGCGCAGCGCGAACCCAGTGCGGAAAACGTGGCGCTAGCTTCAGTCGACGTGGCGAAGGCGCGCGCCTGGACCACTGAAGTGTCGCTGGAGGCCAGTAATCTGCTGTTTGAACTGGGCGGATCGCGTTCCAGCCTGCGCGAACACAACTTTGACCGCCACTGGCGTAATGCGCGCACCCACACCCTGCACGATCCGGTACGCTGGAAATATCCGGCGATTGGCAACTACCTGCTGAATGGCGTGCTGCCACCGCGTCGGGGAACGATATGA
- a CDS encoding LLM class flavin-dependent oxidoreductase has translation MSQKQILLNAFNMNCVGHIHHGMWTHPQDRSVDFNSLDYWLDLARLLERGLFDGLFIADILGVYDVYQQGIGLTAKESIQLPVNDPLMLISGMASVTQHLGFGVTANLSYEAPYPFARRLSTLDHLTNGRIGWNIVTGYLDSAARAMGQHQLLAHDRRYDQADEFLDVTYKLWEASWQDDALVQDKANRLYADASKIKQINHQGEFYQVQGYHLSSPSPQRTPLLFQAGSSTRGVQFAGRHAECSFVNAASPAAMREQSTRLRQAAVAAGRHPDDLRIFMGVSVIVAPTEREAQEKQRSYLDYASPEAGIAHFSSSIGLDLAAFELDEPIQTGDTRAIESVSKAFSGWTRRRLLEQHAMGSRYPLIVGNPSQVADALIKWIDEGDIDGFNLTRILNPQSYRDFIDLVVPELQQRGRFKTAYQPGSLRQKIFQQQDRLPDRHPAARWRDGVNLR, from the coding sequence ATGAGTCAAAAACAGATTCTGCTTAACGCCTTCAATATGAACTGCGTTGGGCACATTCATCACGGCATGTGGACGCATCCACAGGATCGTTCAGTGGATTTCAATTCGCTCGATTACTGGCTGGATCTGGCGCGTTTGCTGGAGCGCGGGCTATTTGATGGGCTGTTTATCGCCGATATTCTCGGTGTGTATGACGTCTATCAGCAGGGCATTGGCCTGACCGCCAAAGAGTCGATTCAGCTGCCGGTTAACGATCCGCTAATGCTGATTTCCGGCATGGCGAGCGTTACGCAGCATCTGGGCTTTGGCGTCACCGCCAACCTGAGTTATGAAGCGCCATATCCGTTCGCGCGCCGACTTTCCACGCTCGATCACCTGACCAATGGGCGCATCGGCTGGAACATCGTCACCGGTTATCTTGATAGCGCCGCGCGCGCCATGGGCCAACATCAGCTGCTGGCGCACGATCGCCGCTACGATCAGGCCGATGAGTTTCTGGATGTCACCTACAAATTGTGGGAAGCCAGCTGGCAGGACGATGCGTTGGTACAGGATAAGGCCAATCGTCTGTACGCCGATGCCAGCAAGATCAAGCAAATCAATCATCAGGGCGAGTTTTATCAGGTGCAGGGCTATCACCTCAGCAGCCCATCACCGCAGCGCACGCCGCTGCTATTTCAGGCCGGTTCCTCGACGCGCGGCGTGCAGTTTGCCGGGCGTCATGCCGAGTGCAGCTTTGTTAATGCGGCGTCCCCGGCGGCGATGCGCGAGCAATCCACGCGTCTGCGTCAGGCGGCGGTGGCTGCCGGACGCCATCCTGACGATCTGCGCATCTTTATGGGCGTCAGCGTGATTGTGGCGCCTACCGAGCGTGAGGCGCAGGAGAAGCAGCGCAGCTATCTCGACTATGCCAGCCCGGAAGCCGGCATCGCCCACTTCTCCAGCTCGATTGGGTTGGATTTGGCGGCCTTCGAGCTGGATGAGCCGATTCAGACCGGCGACACGCGCGCGATAGAATCGGTAAGCAAAGCCTTTAGCGGCTGGACGCGTCGTCGCTTGCTGGAGCAGCACGCGATGGGCAGCCGCTATCCGCTGATCGTCGGCAATCCGAGCCAGGTCGCCGATGCGTTGATCAAGTGGATCGATGAAGGCGATATCGACGGCTTTAACCTGACGCGCATCCTCAACCCGCAGAGCTACCGTGATTTTATCGATCTGGTTGTTCCGGAATTGCAGCAGCGCGGCCGCTTTAAAACCGCCTATCAGCCCGGTTCGTTACGGCAAAAAATCTTTCAACAGCAAGACCGTTTGCCCGATCGTCA